In Acidobacteriota bacterium, the genomic window CGCAGTCTCAGACCAGGTCGGTGTCAGCGCAACATGGAGACCAATCTTCGATTCGTCTTTGAGGACCTCAAGCCAGGTAAAACCGTCCGGGTTGGTCCACATGGGGTTGTATACGCGGGTGAAGTAGACGTCGAGCTTGCTGCGGCCCTCCTTGAGGAAGTGCGGCAGTAGGAAGCTCATCTCGTGGTAGCTGAGCGGGTATTCCTTGGGCCACAGCGTCTCGTTCCATCGGCTGTGAGGTGGAGGCATGTTCCAGTGTGCGGGCTTGAACTTCACCCATCCCGCGGGGGACACTCCGCCTTTGGTGCCGACCGACCCGGTGAGGACGTGGAGGAACTGCAGTGTCCGGGCACCCTGCCAACCGCTGAGGTTGCCGGCGCCGACCGACCGCCACGTATGTGACGCAAATGCGTGGCCGGCGTCTGCGACTTCTCGTGCTACTGCCTCGATTTGGCCAGGTTGGAGTCCGCATTCCTCGGTTGCCCATTCCGGCGTGAACTCGGCGTACTCGTCCTTGAGCACGTTGATGAACTCTTCGTAGGTTTGGGCACGGTCGGGGTAACGGGTTTCGAGGGTGCCGGCCCAGTTCACCCAGCGTTTCATGAAGTCGTGATCGACCGTGTCCCATTCGAGGAGAAGTCGTGCAATCGCCAATAGCAGCGCCGGCTCCGTCCCCGGCCAACACGACAGCCAGTAGTCCGACATCGACGCGGTGTTCGACAGCCGCGGGTCGACGGTGGCGATTTTTGAACCGGCCTGTTTTGCCTCCATGATGCGCTGGGCGTGCGGGTTGAAGTAGTGACCGGTCTAGAGGTGGGCAGACAGCAGCAGGATGAACTTGGCGTTGGCGAAGTCCGCTGACGGCCTGTCGTAACCCGACCACATGGCATACCCGACACGTGCGCCCGAAGAGCAGATGTTGGTGTGGCTGTTGTGACCATCGATGCCCCACGCCTTGAGCGTGCGGTCCATAAAGCCGTCCTCACCGGGACGTCCCACGTGATACATGATCTCGTCGTGGCGGTCCTCGCGAATCGCTTTCCCGATACGGCTACCGATGTCGGCGAGCGCATCTTTCCACGAGACGCGTTCCCACTCACCGCCGCCTCGTTCACCGACCCGGCGCAGCGGGTACAAGATTCGCTCGGGGTCGTCGACCTGGTTGATCGTCGCGGGCCCCTTTGCGCACGTCCTGCCGCGCGATCCGGGGTGTTCGGGGTTGCCCTCGAATCGGCGAATCTTCCCGGTGTCTTTGTCGATGTATGCGAGCAAACCGCAGGCGGATTCGCAGTTGAAGCAAGTCGTCGGCACCAGTCGAAACCTGTTCTTCACGCGCCGTGGCCATGCGGTCGCGTCATACTCTTCCCAGTCATCCCAGCGTTCGATCGGTGGGTAGTTGGTGAGCTCGCCCTCCGGGGTGAGGCGAATGATCTTGTCGTCGGTGGTCATGGATGCCTCATGTCAGTGGAACGCTTTGCCCGGCTTTTACAAAGGCGTCGTCGCCAAGCCCGATGCCCGCGGCTGCGGCGAGACCGCCGATAGCCCCGACTACGGGTGCTGCACCCGCGAGTACGGCGATCGCCAACGCTGCGGTGACCACCGTTGCGAGGACCAGACCGACCCGGTATTGCGTTGCGAACGTCCCCTTCGTTAGGTGGCGGTAGGCGGCTGCTGCGTCGGGTTCTCGTGCGGTGCGAGACTCGAACAATGCAGTCATTGCGAGGCCGATTGCCCCGACCAGCATGGTGAAAGCAAACGCTGTGGTCCCTACCGGTCCGTGTGCAGTCGTCAACAGCCCGACAGACTCTGTCGACCTTTCCACCGTCGATACCATCGACGCAAGCAGTGACACACCGCCCCCGACTGCGAATGCGGCGGCGATCATGTGCCACACAAGTGCCGGGCTGTTCCACAGGGTTCTTCCTCTGGCTTGTCCGAATAGGAACGCCGTGTACCCAGCGGTGCCGAGTCCGACGATCGCCGCTGCCCAGATCGCTCCCCGTGCAATGGAGTCCTGGTTCGTGACACCGGCCAAGAACCAGACGCCGAACGTGACGGCCTGTGCGCTCAGTATCCACGCCCCCCGCACGAGCCAAGACGAGGGGTTGCCTTTGGTGAGTAGGTAGTAGAAACGGTCGGGGCGTTTGAGGTCGGCGATCAGCACAACACCGGTGAGTGCGAGGAACACCCCTCCGGCGAGGGGTGCACCGACCGACATCCACGCCGATTCGAGCGATGCACCAAAGATGATGGCGACCAGCGCTGCAATGGCAATCCCGGCTGCGATGGCTTTGGTGAGGAAGTATGCGGAGACGCGCGACCCCCACGGCATTGGGAAGTCGTTGCTGTACACAACTTTTGGATGTCCGGCTTCGGTGGTGACGTTGCGTGTCGGCGTTTTTACGCTGTCCGGCCCGTCGGTGAGATCGATGTTCAGCCAGGAATTTTCGATGTTGGCGGGGTCCCGCCACAGGCCCCCATCGTCGGGGCGTGATGCGGCCAGCGGGGCCAGATTTGTTGGCTCGGCCCCCTTATACCAGAGATTTGGCATCGTGCCTCGCTCTAGAGA contains:
- the nrfD gene encoding polysulfide reductase NrfD — its product is MNRTWVKYVEQGTWPDTKRSFSVMRCNHCTDAPCVTICPTSSLFRRSDGIVDFDTELCIGCKSCMQACPYDALYIDPNDGTAQKCNYCVHRVEVGLEPACVVVCPEQSIIAGDLDDPTSKIAMMVAAGNLTQRSLERGTMPNLWYKGAEPTNLAPLAASRPDDGGLWRDPANIENSWLNIDLTDGPDSVKTPTRNVTTEAGHPKVVYSNDFPMPWGSRVSAYFLTKAIAAGIAIAALVAIIFGASLESAWMSVGAPLAGGVFLALTGVVLIADLKRPDRFYYLLTKGNPSSWLVRGAWILSAQAVTFGVWFLAGVTNQDSIARGAIWAAAIVGLGTAGYTAFLFGQARGRTLWNSPALVWHMIAAAFAVGGGVSLLASMVSTVERSTESVGLLTTAHGPVGTTAFAFTMLVGAIGLAMTALFESRTAREPDAAAAYRHLTKGTFATQYRVGLVLATVVTAALAIAVLAGAAPVVGAIGGLAAAAGIGLGDDAFVKAGQSVPLT